The following proteins are co-located in the Microbacterium sp. SORGH_AS_0888 genome:
- a CDS encoding NAD(P)/FAD-dependent oxidoreductase, whose product MSEREYDLIVIGAGPVGENVADRAVQGGLSAVIVESELVGGECSYWACMPSKALLRAGSALRAARDVEGAREAVTGEVDAPAVLRRRDGFTHDWDDSSQVAWLQQAGIDLVRGHARLAGERRVEVTADDGSTSVLLARRAVAVCTGTGAFVPEELADIEPWTSRDATGVQEIPARLAIVGGGVVACEMATAFADLGSRVTLIARGALLAGMEPFAGERVATALRERGVEVILGAAVSRASRSGTVSTLELADGRTIEAEQVLAATGRTPRTEDLGLESVGLEPGSWLDVDDTLLVRGTDWLYAAGDVNHRALLTHQGKYQARAAGDVIAARAAGAPVDDAPWGAHVATADHAAVPQVTFTDPEVASVGLTAEAARAAGHRIRVVDYDLGSVAGAATHADHYTGLARAVVDEDRGVLVGATFVGPDVAELLHGATIAVVGEVPIARLWHAVPSYPTVSEVWLRWLEALGRATAS is encoded by the coding sequence ATGAGCGAACGCGAGTACGACCTCATCGTCATCGGCGCCGGCCCCGTGGGCGAGAACGTCGCCGACCGCGCCGTGCAGGGCGGCCTGTCGGCGGTGATCGTGGAGAGCGAGCTGGTCGGGGGCGAGTGCTCCTACTGGGCGTGCATGCCCTCGAAGGCCCTGTTGCGTGCGGGGTCGGCGCTGCGCGCCGCACGGGACGTCGAGGGCGCGCGCGAGGCCGTGACCGGCGAGGTCGATGCGCCCGCCGTGCTCCGCCGCCGCGACGGCTTCACCCACGACTGGGACGACTCATCGCAGGTCGCCTGGCTCCAGCAGGCGGGCATCGACCTCGTGCGCGGACACGCGCGGCTCGCGGGCGAGCGCCGGGTCGAGGTCACGGCGGACGACGGCTCGACCTCGGTCCTTCTCGCCCGCCGCGCGGTCGCGGTCTGCACCGGGACCGGCGCCTTCGTGCCGGAGGAGCTCGCCGACATCGAGCCGTGGACGAGCCGCGACGCCACGGGCGTGCAGGAGATCCCCGCGCGGCTCGCGATCGTGGGCGGCGGGGTCGTGGCCTGCGAGATGGCCACCGCATTCGCCGACCTCGGGTCGCGCGTCACCCTCATCGCCCGCGGCGCGCTGCTGGCCGGGATGGAGCCGTTCGCCGGCGAGCGGGTCGCGACGGCGCTGCGCGAGCGCGGGGTCGAGGTGATCCTCGGCGCCGCGGTCTCGCGGGCGAGCCGCAGCGGCACGGTCTCGACGCTGGAGCTCGCCGACGGCCGCACGATCGAGGCCGAGCAGGTGCTCGCCGCGACCGGACGCACCCCGCGCACGGAGGACCTGGGCCTGGAGAGCGTCGGACTCGAGCCCGGCTCCTGGCTGGATGTCGACGACACCCTGCTCGTGCGCGGCACGGACTGGCTCTACGCGGCCGGCGACGTGAACCATCGCGCGCTGCTCACCCACCAGGGCAAGTACCAGGCGCGCGCGGCCGGAGACGTGATCGCCGCGCGCGCGGCCGGGGCACCGGTCGACGACGCGCCCTGGGGCGCCCACGTCGCCACCGCCGACCACGCCGCCGTGCCGCAGGTCACCTTCACCGATCCCGAGGTCGCCTCAGTGGGGCTCACGGCCGAGGCCGCGCGGGCGGCGGGTCACCGCATCCGTGTCGTGGACTACGACCTCGGATCCGTCGCGGGCGCCGCGACGCACGCCGACCATTACACCGGACTCGCCCGGGCCGTCGTCGACGAGGACCGCGGGGTGCTCGTCGGCGCGACCTTCGTGGGCCCGGATGTCGCGGAGCTGCTGCACGGGGCCACGATCGCGGTCGTCGGCGAGGTGCCGATCGCCCGGCTGTGGCACGCCGTGCCGTCGTACCCGACCGTCAGCGAGGTGTGGCTGCGGTGGCTCGAAGCGCTCGGGCGGGCCACCGCGTCCTGA
- a CDS encoding Ada metal-binding domain-containing protein has translation MTFDERYRAIDARDARFDGQFVTAVRTTGIYCRPSCPARTPKPGNVTFYATSAAAHEAGYRACKRCLPEAAPGSPEWDLRGDVAGRAMRLIADGVVEREGVSGLARRLGYSVRHLSRLLTLELGAGPLALARAHRAQTARLLLTGTELPVADVAFSAGFASIRQFNDTVREVFGMPPTALRARAHPAAPAASGGLDLLLAHRAPIDLDGLFAWFAARAVSGVEVATADSFARTLALAGGPAWFRVGRDGGELRLRARLTRLSDLPQLLARVRRLFDLDADPLAVDRALTAAAPELASLVAACPGIRVPGTADPHEMLIRAMIGQQITVRQATSALSALAAALGDPLEAHEGTDRLFPTMAAIAEHGAETLRVPAARIRAVRGAAAALADGALELGPGDDPVAQRAALLAMPGIGPWTADYVRMRVTGDPDVFLPGDVAARAGAVRAGLPADPRALSARLERVAPWRSYATAHLWRAAAASARPARPSTPSQGAP, from the coding sequence ATGACCTTCGACGAGCGCTACCGTGCGATCGACGCACGCGACGCGCGGTTCGACGGCCAGTTCGTCACCGCCGTGCGCACGACCGGCATCTACTGTCGCCCTTCGTGCCCTGCGCGCACGCCCAAGCCGGGCAACGTCACCTTCTACGCCACGAGCGCCGCCGCTCACGAGGCCGGCTATCGCGCCTGCAAGCGCTGCCTGCCCGAGGCGGCGCCGGGCTCGCCCGAGTGGGACCTGCGGGGGGATGTCGCGGGCCGCGCCATGCGACTGATCGCCGACGGCGTGGTCGAGCGGGAAGGCGTCTCGGGACTCGCCCGGCGGCTCGGATACTCGGTGCGTCACCTCTCGCGGCTGCTCACCCTCGAACTCGGCGCCGGGCCGCTCGCGCTCGCCCGCGCACACCGCGCGCAGACCGCGCGACTGCTGCTGACGGGCACGGAGCTCCCGGTCGCCGACGTCGCCTTCTCCGCGGGCTTCGCCAGCATCCGCCAGTTCAACGACACGGTGCGCGAGGTGTTCGGCATGCCGCCCACCGCGCTCCGGGCCCGTGCGCACCCCGCCGCGCCCGCCGCGTCGGGCGGACTCGACCTGCTGCTCGCCCACCGTGCGCCGATCGACCTGGACGGCCTGTTCGCCTGGTTCGCGGCACGCGCCGTATCGGGCGTCGAGGTCGCCACGGCGGACTCGTTCGCCCGGACGCTCGCGCTCGCCGGCGGGCCGGCCTGGTTCCGCGTGGGACGGGACGGCGGCGAGCTGCGTCTGCGCGCCCGGCTGACGCGGCTGAGCGACCTGCCCCAGCTGCTCGCGCGGGTGCGGCGGCTGTTCGACCTCGACGCCGACCCGCTCGCGGTCGATCGGGCGCTGACGGCGGCGGCGCCGGAGCTCGCATCGCTCGTCGCGGCGTGTCCGGGCATCCGGGTTCCGGGCACGGCCGATCCGCACGAGATGCTGATCCGCGCCATGATCGGCCAGCAGATCACCGTGCGCCAGGCGACGTCGGCGCTGAGCGCGCTGGCGGCGGCCCTCGGCGATCCGCTCGAAGCCCATGAGGGGACCGACCGTCTGTTCCCGACCATGGCCGCGATCGCGGAGCACGGTGCGGAGACGCTGCGCGTACCGGCCGCCCGCATCCGTGCCGTCAGGGGCGCCGCGGCGGCGCTCGCCGACGGCGCCCTCGAGCTCGGTCCCGGCGATGACCCCGTCGCCCAGCGTGCAGCCCTGCTCGCGATGCCCGGGATCGGACCGTGGACGGCGGACTACGTGCGGATGCGGGTGACGGGCGATCCCGACGTCTTCCTGCCCGGCGACGTCGCCGCGCGTGCCGGCGCCGTGCGCGCGGGCCTGCCCGCCGACCCACGCGCGCTCAGCGCCCGGCTCGAGCGCGTCGCCCCCTGGCGCAGCTACGCCACCGCCCACCTCTGGCGCGCCGCGGCCGCTTCGGCTCGCCCCGCACGTCCCTCGACCCCCTCACAAGGAGCACCATGA
- a CDS encoding methylated-DNA--[protein]-cysteine S-methyltransferase, which yields MTALFQTLETPDGAFTIVADDRQRVLASGWTADVEAVRDRIHPMLRPAQVREGQADAADAVVAFYAGDVAAIDAVEVSQTGTELQRIGWAALRAIAPGRPLTYSEFAAALGRPSAVRAAASICARNAPALFVPCHRVLRSDGSMGGFAWGEPVKRALLARELTAS from the coding sequence ATGACCGCCCTGTTCCAGACCCTCGAGACCCCCGACGGGGCATTCACGATCGTCGCCGACGATCGGCAGCGTGTGCTCGCATCCGGCTGGACGGCGGATGTCGAGGCGGTGCGCGACCGCATCCACCCGATGCTGCGTCCGGCCCAGGTGAGAGAAGGGCAGGCGGATGCCGCGGACGCCGTCGTCGCGTTCTACGCCGGGGACGTCGCCGCGATCGACGCGGTCGAGGTGAGCCAGACGGGCACCGAGCTGCAGCGGATCGGCTGGGCGGCGCTGCGGGCCATCGCCCCCGGGCGGCCGCTGACCTACTCCGAGTTCGCCGCGGCGCTGGGCCGGCCGTCGGCGGTGAGGGCGGCCGCATCCATCTGCGCCCGGAACGCTCCCGCGCTGTTCGTGCCCTGCCACCGCGTGCTCCGCAGCGACGGCTCGATGGGCGGGTTCGCGTGGGGCGAGCCGGTCAAGCGCGCTCTCCTCGCCCGCGAGCTGACCGCGAGCTGA
- a CDS encoding ABC transporter ATP-binding protein, with protein sequence MTAHSAPPSTLRALARLLPFARPVLPRLILGAASALGASLVALSIPLMLEAVVSGPIGSGDIGQIAVGAVLVLLLGFAEAGLVWLRRWFVLAPSTSVEYALRTGFSERLTRLPVSFHDRWQSGQLLSRMMQDISLIRRWLAFGVILLVVNLLTIVVGTAVLFTWHWMLGLVFLICSAPLWYVGYRFEKRYGLLTRRSQDQAGDLATAVEESVHGIRVLKAFGRGPHALRAFRTQALQLRDTEIEKARAVGGIWFWLVLLPEIAFALCLAVGIVLVQLGQLDVAQLFAFFAMGAVLRWPVESIGFLFSFLLDARTATDRVMEVFDAENTIVDPPEPATIPEPRGELVFEGARFRYPDAPADSRDLLDGIDLVLRPGETMALVGLTGSGKTTLTTLPTRLYDVTGGRVLLDGVDVRDLRLSELRRHIGMAFEDATLFSASVRRNVLLGRDDLDEHGSAAEALLREALAVAQADFVDALPEGVETIIGEEGLSLSGGQRQRLALARAVAARPAVLVLDDPLSALDVDTEARVEEGLRRVLEGTTALIIAHRPSTVALADRVALLEGGRITAVGTHSELLRDSAHYRHVISSLEADHAEHFVPTGPIDIPPLPSDDRRFPRGAREREDS encoded by the coding sequence ATGACTGCACACTCCGCCCCGCCCTCCACGCTGCGCGCCCTCGCGCGGCTGCTGCCGTTCGCCCGCCCGGTGCTGCCGCGGCTGATCCTCGGCGCCGCGAGCGCGCTCGGGGCGAGCCTCGTCGCGCTGAGCATCCCCCTGATGCTCGAGGCCGTCGTCTCCGGGCCCATCGGATCGGGCGACATCGGCCAGATCGCCGTGGGAGCCGTGCTCGTGCTGCTTCTCGGCTTCGCCGAGGCGGGACTCGTCTGGCTCCGCCGCTGGTTCGTCCTCGCCCCGTCCACGAGCGTGGAGTACGCTCTGCGCACGGGCTTCTCGGAGCGCCTGACACGTCTGCCCGTCTCGTTCCACGACCGGTGGCAGTCGGGGCAGCTGCTCAGCCGCATGATGCAGGACATCAGCCTCATCCGTCGCTGGCTCGCGTTCGGGGTGATCCTGCTCGTCGTCAACCTGCTGACCATCGTCGTCGGCACGGCCGTGCTCTTCACCTGGCACTGGATGCTGGGGCTCGTCTTCCTGATCTGCTCGGCGCCCCTCTGGTACGTCGGATACCGCTTCGAGAAGCGATACGGGCTGCTCACCCGGCGCAGCCAGGATCAGGCCGGCGACCTCGCGACGGCGGTCGAGGAGAGCGTGCACGGCATCCGCGTGCTGAAGGCGTTCGGACGCGGTCCGCACGCGCTCCGCGCGTTCCGGACGCAGGCGCTGCAGCTGCGCGACACCGAGATCGAGAAGGCGCGCGCGGTCGGCGGCATCTGGTTCTGGCTCGTGCTGCTGCCCGAGATCGCGTTCGCGCTGTGCTTGGCGGTCGGCATCGTGCTCGTCCAGCTCGGACAGCTGGACGTCGCACAGCTGTTCGCCTTCTTCGCGATGGGCGCGGTGCTGCGGTGGCCCGTGGAGTCGATCGGCTTCCTCTTCTCGTTCCTCCTCGACGCCCGCACCGCGACCGACCGGGTCATGGAGGTCTTCGACGCCGAGAACACGATCGTCGACCCGCCGGAGCCGGCGACGATCCCGGAACCGCGCGGCGAGCTCGTGTTCGAGGGGGCGCGGTTCCGTTACCCCGATGCCCCCGCCGACAGCCGCGACCTGCTCGACGGCATCGACCTCGTGCTGCGGCCCGGCGAGACGATGGCGCTCGTGGGGCTCACGGGCTCCGGCAAGACCACCCTCACGACGCTGCCGACCCGCCTCTACGACGTGACGGGCGGCCGGGTGCTCCTCGACGGCGTCGACGTGCGCGACCTGCGGCTGTCGGAGCTCCGGCGCCACATCGGGATGGCGTTCGAGGATGCGACGCTCTTCTCCGCGTCGGTGCGACGCAACGTGCTGCTCGGCCGCGACGACCTCGACGAGCACGGCTCGGCCGCGGAGGCGTTGCTGCGCGAAGCGCTCGCCGTCGCGCAGGCCGACTTCGTCGACGCGCTTCCCGAGGGGGTCGAGACGATCATCGGCGAGGAGGGCCTGAGTCTCTCGGGCGGACAGCGACAGCGGCTGGCGCTCGCGCGCGCCGTGGCCGCACGGCCGGCCGTCCTCGTGCTCGACGACCCCCTTTCGGCGCTGGACGTCGACACAGAGGCGCGCGTGGAGGAGGGGCTGCGCCGCGTGCTCGAGGGCACGACGGCCCTGATCATCGCGCATCGCCCCTCGACCGTGGCGCTCGCCGACCGGGTCGCGCTGCTGGAGGGCGGTCGGATCACGGCCGTCGGCACGCACTCCGAGCTGCTGCGCGACAGCGCCCACTACCGCCACGTGATCTCGAGCCTCGAGGCGGATCACGCCGAGCACTTCGTGCCCACCGGGCCCATCGACATCCCCCCGCTGCCCAGCGATGACCGCCGGTTCCCCCGGGGCGCACGCGAACGGGAGGACTCGTGA
- a CDS encoding ABC transporter ATP-binding protein, translated as MSDVTGTRGEDRSDYTREESRAIRRRSLRLLGSLVSPLRARLVLAAVVLVVSTAMQVAGPALIAFGIDNALPAVVDRLDWMPTVGVVALYLATGILGAALIGWYAVVAARITQAVMLDLRVRIFRHTQRLSLEFHESYTSGRIISRQTSDLDTIRELLDGGLNELVSGVLYGGFTLIALLLLDVQSGAVLVIAGIPLALLMRWFYRRSQAVYRRSRVVSAKVIVQFVETMTGIRAVKAFRTEPRGDAEFAELSGEYRDVNKASLRLFGAFEPGLMAISSVTLAVVVLWGGIRVVDGGVEIGVLLAAVLYVRNFFSPLQEVAMFLNSYQSAAAALEKVSGVLEEEPGVPEPARATPLAAAQGHLRFDHVEFGYANGRVILPGFDLDIPAGQTVALVGTTGAGKSTLAKLVSRFYDPTAGAVTLDGVDLRELSEDDLRRAIVMVTQEAYLFSGTVADNIALGKPGASPAEIRRAAQAVGADAFIRELPEGYDTDVNKRGGRVSAGQRQLISFARAFLADPAVLILDEATASLDIPSERLIQEALQTLLAHRTAIIIAHRLSTVAIADRVLVMERGRVVEDDTPEALIAGTGRFAQLHAAWRNSLV; from the coding sequence ATGAGCGACGTCACCGGGACCCGCGGCGAGGACCGCTCCGACTACACCCGCGAGGAGAGCCGTGCGATCCGGCGGCGCTCGCTGCGCCTGCTCGGCTCGCTCGTGAGCCCGCTGCGGGCACGGCTGGTGCTCGCCGCGGTCGTGCTGGTCGTGTCCACCGCGATGCAGGTCGCGGGTCCGGCGCTGATCGCGTTCGGGATCGACAACGCGCTGCCCGCGGTCGTCGACCGGCTCGACTGGATGCCGACGGTCGGCGTCGTCGCCCTGTACCTGGCCACGGGGATCCTCGGGGCGGCGCTCATCGGCTGGTACGCGGTCGTGGCCGCCCGGATCACGCAGGCGGTCATGCTCGATCTGCGGGTGCGGATCTTCCGGCACACGCAGCGGCTCAGCCTCGAGTTCCACGAGTCCTACACCTCGGGGCGCATCATCTCTCGACAGACGAGCGACCTCGACACCATCCGCGAGCTGCTCGACGGCGGTCTCAACGAGCTCGTCTCGGGTGTCCTCTACGGCGGCTTCACCCTGATCGCACTGCTGCTGCTGGATGTGCAGAGCGGGGCGGTGCTCGTGATCGCCGGCATCCCGCTGGCCTTGCTCATGCGCTGGTTCTACCGCCGTTCCCAGGCGGTGTACCGCCGCTCGCGCGTCGTGAGCGCGAAGGTCATCGTGCAGTTCGTGGAGACCATGACCGGCATCCGCGCGGTGAAGGCGTTCCGTACGGAGCCCCGCGGCGATGCGGAGTTCGCGGAGCTGTCGGGGGAGTACCGCGACGTCAACAAGGCGTCGCTGCGGCTCTTCGGCGCGTTCGAGCCGGGGCTCATGGCGATCTCGTCGGTCACCCTCGCGGTCGTCGTGCTCTGGGGCGGGATCCGCGTCGTCGACGGCGGGGTCGAGATCGGCGTGCTCCTGGCGGCCGTGCTGTACGTGCGCAACTTCTTCTCGCCGCTGCAGGAGGTCGCGATGTTCCTCAACTCGTACCAGTCCGCCGCGGCAGCGCTCGAGAAGGTGTCGGGCGTGCTGGAGGAGGAGCCGGGGGTCCCCGAGCCCGCTCGGGCGACGCCGCTCGCCGCCGCTCAGGGCCATCTGCGCTTCGACCACGTCGAGTTCGGGTACGCGAACGGACGCGTCATCCTGCCCGGCTTCGATCTCGACATCCCCGCCGGGCAGACGGTCGCGCTGGTGGGAACGACCGGTGCGGGGAAGTCGACGCTCGCCAAGCTGGTCTCGCGTTTCTACGACCCCACCGCCGGTGCCGTGACCCTGGACGGGGTCGACCTGCGCGAGCTGTCGGAGGACGACCTGCGGCGCGCGATCGTCATGGTCACGCAGGAGGCGTACCTGTTCAGCGGAACCGTCGCCGACAACATCGCGCTCGGCAAGCCCGGCGCCTCGCCTGCGGAGATCCGCCGCGCGGCGCAGGCGGTGGGCGCGGACGCGTTCATCCGGGAGCTGCCGGAGGGCTATGACACGGATGTGAACAAGCGCGGCGGCCGCGTCTCGGCGGGGCAGCGACAGCTGATCTCCTTCGCCCGAGCCTTCCTCGCAGACCCCGCGGTGCTGATCCTCGACGAGGCGACGGCGTCGCTCGACATCCCCAGCGAGCGTCTCATCCAGGAGGCGCTGCAGACCCTGCTCGCCCATCGGACGGCGATCATCATCGCGCATCGTCTCTCGACCGTCGCGATCGCGGATCGCGTGCTGGTGATGGAGCGGGGCCGGGTCGTCGAGGACGACACGCCCGAGGCGCTCATCGCCGGAACGGGCCGCTTCGCGCAGCTGCACGCGGCGTGGCGGAACTCCCTCGTCTAG
- a CDS encoding amidohydrolase family protein yields the protein MSRREELHVAAIDDLVPGDRLGTVTGARIVDLSTGAVDARTLVLTEEGLIAPATPGPAADGAPPVDATGWLALPTLVDAHAHLDKAYTRPGGAHAGVDLDGAVDSWRLIAHTVSRETIERSARRGLQAALASGVTAVRTHVNYHAGDDPLRGIRALVALREEYRPLLDVQVVAMQSHDRPAALIREAASLGPDLLGACPHLTPDPEAETDRVIGIADEFGLGVDLHTDETLDPDSLDLALLAARTRGWDVARPRTASHCVSLAVQPISVLAPLLREVAAAGVGIVVNPLTNLLLQGQSSPPPMPRAVPPVRDLLDAGVMVGLGGDNVQDPFNPLGRGDMWDLVALLVATAHLAPHEAYRVGSAGGRAVMGLPPAGLGAGEPADLVLVRAESLGQALAERAPERAVVRGGRLVARQRSSRNVLQPEAVGA from the coding sequence ATGTCCCGGCGAGAGGAGCTGCACGTGGCCGCGATCGACGACCTCGTCCCGGGAGACCGACTCGGGACCGTGACCGGCGCGCGCATCGTCGACCTGAGCACGGGGGCCGTCGATGCGCGAACGCTCGTCCTCACGGAGGAGGGGCTGATCGCCCCCGCGACCCCCGGCCCCGCCGCGGACGGGGCTCCGCCGGTCGACGCGACGGGCTGGCTGGCGCTGCCGACCCTCGTCGACGCGCACGCGCACCTCGACAAGGCCTACACGCGCCCCGGCGGTGCCCATGCCGGGGTCGACCTCGACGGGGCCGTGGACTCGTGGCGGCTGATCGCCCACACCGTCTCGCGCGAGACGATCGAGCGCAGCGCGCGTCGCGGGCTCCAGGCCGCGCTCGCCTCGGGCGTCACCGCCGTGCGCACCCATGTGAACTACCACGCCGGCGACGATCCGCTGCGCGGCATCCGCGCTCTCGTCGCGCTGCGAGAGGAGTACCGGCCGTTGCTGGATGTGCAGGTCGTGGCGATGCAGTCCCACGACCGCCCCGCCGCGTTGATCCGCGAGGCCGCCTCGCTCGGCCCGGACCTGCTGGGCGCCTGTCCGCATCTCACGCCCGACCCCGAGGCGGAGACCGATCGCGTGATCGGCATCGCGGACGAGTTCGGCCTCGGCGTCGACCTGCACACGGATGAGACGCTGGACCCCGACTCGCTCGACCTCGCGCTGCTCGCCGCGCGCACCCGAGGATGGGATGTGGCGCGCCCCCGCACGGCGAGCCACTGCGTCAGCCTGGCGGTGCAGCCGATCTCGGTGCTCGCCCCGCTGCTGCGAGAGGTCGCCGCGGCCGGCGTGGGCATCGTCGTGAACCCGCTGACGAACCTGCTGCTGCAGGGGCAGAGCTCACCGCCGCCGATGCCGCGCGCGGTGCCGCCGGTTCGCGACCTGCTCGACGCGGGCGTCATGGTCGGGCTGGGCGGTGACAACGTCCAGGACCCGTTCAACCCGCTCGGGCGCGGAGACATGTGGGACCTGGTGGCTCTGCTGGTGGCCACGGCGCACCTCGCGCCGCATGAGGCGTACCGGGTCGGCAGTGCCGGTGGCCGCGCGGTGATGGGACTTCCCCCTGCGGGGCTGGGGGCGGGCGAGCCCGCCGACCTCGTGCTCGTGCGTGCGGAGTCGCTCGGGCAGGCGCTCGCCGAGCGCGCCCCCGAGCGGGCGGTGGTGCGCGGCGGGCGTCTGGTCGCGCGTCAGCGCAGCAGCCGCAACGTCCTGCAGCCCGAGGCGGTCGGCGCATGA
- a CDS encoding creatininase family protein: protein MTLLRWEHHSGPRLVEVLTEDTVLVCAVGAIEHHGAHLPLDTDTAIAEAVAEGAASRAHEAGVRVLLLPSLRYAKSDEHRWAPGTLWLSAQTLMATIRELGHAIATTSARRILFVNGHGGNVPIVQLMLRELRIDDGLLAFSTTAFAPRLVSAPHGEDAGERGLALHAGAAETSLMLFLRPESVDMASAEGTVPTHLESYRTIGLPPKPVSFGWSSDDLAANGVIGDPSAATAEYGRAIFEATVAQVAEAIGEVARFRFDDTTASATRGGRP from the coding sequence ATGACCCTGCTGCGATGGGAGCACCACTCCGGTCCCCGACTGGTCGAGGTGCTCACCGAGGACACGGTCCTCGTCTGTGCCGTGGGGGCGATCGAGCACCACGGCGCGCACCTTCCCCTGGACACCGACACCGCGATCGCCGAGGCGGTGGCGGAGGGCGCGGCCTCGCGGGCCCACGAGGCCGGCGTGCGCGTCCTGCTGCTGCCGTCGCTGCGCTACGCGAAGTCGGACGAGCACCGCTGGGCGCCGGGCACGCTGTGGCTGTCGGCCCAGACGCTGATGGCGACGATCCGCGAGCTGGGCCATGCGATCGCGACCACCTCGGCGCGCCGCATCCTGTTCGTGAACGGCCACGGCGGCAACGTCCCGATCGTTCAGCTCATGCTGCGGGAGCTGCGGATCGACGATGGGCTCCTCGCCTTCTCCACCACGGCGTTCGCGCCCCGCCTCGTGTCCGCGCCCCACGGAGAGGATGCCGGGGAGCGGGGCCTGGCCCTCCACGCCGGGGCGGCGGAGACCTCGCTCATGCTGTTCCTGCGGCCGGAGTCGGTCGACATGGCCTCGGCCGAGGGGACCGTCCCCACGCACCTGGAGAGCTACCGCACCATAGGGTTGCCGCCCAAGCCGGTGTCGTTCGGGTGGTCCTCGGACGATCTCGCCGCCAACGGGGTCATCGGCGATCCCTCGGCGGCGACCGCGGAGTACGGGCGTGCGATCTTCGAGGCGACCGTCGCGCAGGTCGCCGAGGCGATCGGCGAGGTCGCACGTTTCCGATTCGACGACACGACAGCGTCCGCGACCCGAGGAGGGCGCCCATGA
- a CDS encoding pyridoxamine 5'-phosphate oxidase family protein — MTEPSALLPDPASPPADPATVLAAWIPQPDAPGVVMTLSTTAADGGPASRVLVLSSYDRVNLRFHTDERSAKTTEIDRMPRVAASFAWLDRGRHLVARGDAVREDEAAAAAAFARRSPELRTLAWLNDDAFAALSMARRRERWQETIHSAVPEVAPPSWIGYVLEPLELTFWQATQGAGSVRVRYRRATTDAPWTSAVLPG, encoded by the coding sequence ATGACCGAACCGTCGGCACTCCTGCCCGATCCCGCATCTCCGCCGGCCGACCCCGCCACCGTGCTGGCCGCGTGGATCCCCCAGCCGGACGCCCCCGGAGTGGTGATGACGCTGAGCACGACCGCGGCGGACGGCGGGCCGGCGAGCCGTGTGCTCGTGCTGTCCTCCTACGATCGGGTGAACCTGCGCTTCCACACCGACGAACGCAGCGCGAAGACGACGGAGATCGACCGGATGCCGCGGGTCGCCGCCTCGTTCGCCTGGCTGGACCGGGGTCGTCACCTGGTGGCGCGCGGCGACGCCGTGCGCGAGGATGAGGCCGCCGCGGCCGCCGCCTTCGCTCGTCGCAGTCCGGAGCTGCGCACGCTCGCGTGGCTGAACGACGACGCGTTCGCCGCCCTGTCGATGGCCCGGCGCCGCGAGCGCTGGCAGGAGACGATCCACAGCGCCGTCCCGGAGGTCGCGCCGCCGAGCTGGATCGGCTACGTGCTCGAGCCCCTCGAGCTGACGTTCTGGCAGGCGACGCAGGGAGCCGGCAGCGTGCGGGTGCGGTACCGCCGCGCCACGACGGACGCGCCCTGGACCAGCGCCGTCCTCCCCGGCTGA